In Chryseobacterium shigense, the following proteins share a genomic window:
- a CDS encoding DUF4870 domain-containing protein: MNNKTLSIVSYITLIGWLVAYISGKDNVDSLLKYHLKQSLGLLVTSIVFNIVLGILISIMPSLSLLSLIGFVFLALLVIGIINAANEVQKPLPIIGKMFEDKFSFIR; this comes from the coding sequence ATGAACAACAAAACTCTTTCAATTGTATCCTACATCACCCTTATCGGATGGCTGGTTGCTTATATCAGTGGAAAAGACAATGTAGACAGTCTTCTAAAATATCATTTGAAACAGTCACTCGGGTTGCTTGTTACAAGTATCGTTTTCAATATTGTACTGGGTATTCTGATAAGCATTATGCCTTCTTTATCCCTATTAAGCCTTATTGGGTTTGTTTTTCTTGCCTTGCTGGTTATTGGTATCATCAATGCTGCTAATGAAGTGCAGAAACCATTACCGATAATCGGGAAAATGTTTGAAGACAAATTTTCTTTTATCAGATAG
- a CDS encoding beta strand repeat-containing protein, giving the protein MKIFLSLKYLKRICFLLILLTFFEGYAQCPQNIVFPASASGAAATTTINGNGYRIGNSTLSLSNSSIVSYTNTIENGHQTAYGIEIAHSGSADTFANRVETTLTFSQPIYSLNFNINDLDAGDNIRILAYDQNNTLINFGTGNFTLFNTPTTTQITYTASPNKEFTSSGTNIPSSDSNLRARIAVNFNGQYVSRLILQYYDVNSSGSYTIDALSGSALCANPDSFTVTKGSSSTATTLSNDFHLTAAATTSNVTASAVGSWPGGITMNPNGTISVTGAATAGTYTLSYRICSASVPSNCSTSTATLIILEDTDGDGIANIYDLDDDNDGILDTDECPGNAVTNGIFAGDLSGWTAGTGWTYSSANGGTAINSDNGLTAGSLISQSVSNLNLVPNNGFVSVNLKLGAQDANNTAGSTATLEVLLNGTVYATFTNSTLRDNSNVSLALSNGAVSNFTTFGTTGAAASTYTQSAPFSIHIPHTGPNTATLSFRMTSGSDDWSLDDISINASICDYDNDGIPNHLDLDSDGDGCFDAIEGDENVTAAQLTAGRISGSVNTNGVPNLVNSGGTADVGGDVGQNFGYSQSINLSACKDTDGDGMMDNLDLDSDNDGILDTDEGTFCAKIGRNIRVGYLAVGAADDGLATNLLLNLNNYGTYGVYKNVTGVTLVPFAAVTDVTEANLISNNIDVFFVGSTATDNNNATGASTTNKAPTSVNNILTTWAKNTGKVIFAIQNNAVDFGYLTSSNNANPNTPSGTIGNQVYTNGYWPATSLTQSGAVQMTISSSTRLFNTLMVDANGRPVVVSDQEYNLVIFPDATIYIAEATQAIPGTDSDRRAIADTWAYVFDRFVSKQCTSTDTDGDTIPNHLDLDSDNDGCSDAFEAGATTSLTPNFVFTSVAGTSTDTNSDGLADIVDGTPLDGIPNYILTYEIAIDGTNKKCLDSDSDGVLDSVDLDDDNDGILDTSEGFACSSLNRNLRIGYLNTTLGNNGLMINMLSNPANFSYSGTFKKFPGITFVPYASEAAITEAQLLADNIDLFYAGSSANNAQTASDKLSTALNTRILTWISNNNKGAIILQNNASDYGYQVTNNNTNNNAPYGMVGQRVFTNGYWPETTFSQSGSVQMTIASLTNTYETAMVDAQGKATFIKDKNRKIVFIPDATIFEANVGASNVNNATLRVAADVWAYAFDVFLQGVCSSTDTDGDGTPNYLDLDADGDGCFDAIEGDENVLASQLNSNGSINISLAAPNNGVGSTAGTNLGVPNLVNTGGSADTGSVTAGSVGQPIGSSQNALVNTCICYEDPTLAAGQTYPVKHGITLLGRAGGSNTSWPMLRNSAYTALESKTKGFVITRNSNPEGTIAIPVVGMMVFDTDENSGSGCLKIYLGSGAGEGWKCFSAQGCP; this is encoded by the coding sequence ATGAAAATATTTTTATCTCTAAAATATCTCAAAAGAATATGTTTTTTACTTATCCTTTTGACGTTTTTTGAAGGATATGCACAATGTCCTCAAAATATTGTTTTTCCGGCATCAGCCAGTGGGGCAGCTGCAACAACCACAATCAACGGAAACGGCTACAGAATAGGAAACTCCACATTATCCTTATCAAACTCCAGTATCGTATCATATACCAATACCATTGAAAACGGACACCAGACCGCTTATGGTATCGAGATTGCGCATTCCGGATCTGCTGATACATTTGCCAACAGAGTAGAAACAACGCTGACTTTCTCTCAGCCGATTTATAGTCTGAATTTTAATATCAATGATCTTGATGCTGGTGATAATATCAGAATATTGGCATATGATCAGAATAATACTCTGATCAATTTTGGAACAGGTAATTTTACATTATTCAATACACCCACTACCACCCAAATTACATATACTGCCTCCCCGAATAAAGAATTTACTTCCAGCGGTACTAATATTCCATCTTCAGATAGTAATTTGAGAGCGAGAATTGCAGTAAATTTTAATGGGCAATATGTATCCAGACTTATATTACAGTATTACGATGTAAATTCAAGCGGATCATATACTATTGATGCGCTTTCAGGAAGTGCTCTTTGTGCCAATCCGGATAGTTTTACAGTAACAAAAGGGAGTTCTTCTACAGCAACAACCCTTTCCAATGATTTTCATTTGACTGCAGCAGCAACCACCTCCAATGTCACAGCGTCAGCAGTTGGATCGTGGCCGGGCGGTATTACGATGAATCCAAATGGAACTATAAGCGTAACCGGTGCTGCGACAGCCGGAACATACACATTAAGTTACAGGATATGCTCTGCCTCTGTTCCTTCCAATTGTTCTACATCAACAGCAACACTCATTATTTTAGAAGATACTGACGGTGATGGTATAGCCAATATTTATGATCTTGATGATGATAATGACGGTATTTTGGACACAGATGAATGTCCCGGTAATGCTGTCACAAACGGAATATTTGCCGGAGATCTGTCCGGATGGACCGCCGGAACAGGCTGGACGTACAGCTCTGCAAACGGAGGAACGGCGATCAATTCAGATAATGGTTTGACTGCGGGAAGTTTAATATCTCAGTCTGTAAGTAATCTAAATCTTGTTCCGAATAATGGTTTTGTTTCAGTAAACTTAAAACTGGGAGCACAAGATGCAAATAATACTGCAGGCTCAACTGCAACATTAGAGGTGCTTTTGAACGGTACAGTGTATGCAACTTTTACCAACAGTACTTTGAGAGATAATTCAAATGTGTCACTTGCTTTATCAAACGGAGCTGTAAGTAATTTCACAACTTTTGGTACTACAGGTGCAGCTGCATCTACATACACCCAGTCAGCCCCTTTTAGCATACATATTCCTCATACAGGACCCAATACAGCAACACTTTCATTTAGAATGACTTCAGGAAGTGATGATTGGAGCCTGGATGATATTTCAATCAATGCTTCTATTTGTGATTATGATAATGACGGTATTCCCAATCATTTAGATCTGGATTCTGATGGAGACGGTTGTTTTGATGCTATTGAAGGGGATGAAAATGTAACTGCTGCTCAACTGACAGCCGGAAGAATTTCTGGCAGTGTCAATACCAATGGTGTTCCTAATTTAGTAAACTCAGGCGGTACTGCCGATGTAGGCGGAGACGTAGGACAAAATTTCGGATATTCTCAAAGCATCAATCTCAGTGCATGTAAAGATACAGACGGAGACGGCATGATGGACAATCTTGATCTCGACAGTGATAATGACGGGATTTTAGATACCGATGAAGGTACTTTTTGTGCCAAAATAGGAAGAAATATCAGAGTTGGATATTTAGCCGTAGGCGCAGCCGATGATGGTTTAGCAACCAATTTATTATTAAATTTAAATAACTATGGTACTTACGGAGTCTATAAAAATGTAACAGGAGTTACTTTGGTCCCTTTTGCAGCAGTAACTGATGTGACGGAAGCTAATTTGATCAGTAATAATATCGATGTGTTTTTCGTTGGTTCAACGGCTACAGATAATAATAATGCAACCGGTGCAAGTACAACTAATAAAGCACCTACAAGCGTTAATAATATTCTGACCACGTGGGCAAAAAATACCGGAAAAGTGATTTTTGCTATTCAGAATAATGCAGTGGATTTTGGTTATTTAACCTCATCTAATAACGCAAATCCAAATACACCTTCCGGTACAATTGGTAATCAGGTATATACTAACGGATACTGGCCTGCAACATCACTTACACAATCAGGAGCTGTTCAGATGACCATAAGCTCATCAACAAGATTATTTAATACGTTAATGGTAGATGCTAACGGAAGACCGGTAGTGGTTTCTGACCAAGAGTATAATCTGGTGATCTTTCCGGATGCAACCATTTATATTGCAGAAGCAACGCAGGCTATACCTGGAACTGATAGCGATAGAAGAGCTATTGCAGATACATGGGCTTACGTTTTTGACAGATTTGTGTCCAAACAATGTACTTCTACAGATACAGACGGAGATACAATTCCGAATCACTTAGACTTAGATTCTGATAATGATGGCTGTAGTGATGCATTTGAAGCAGGAGCTACCACTTCTCTGACTCCTAATTTCGTATTTACATCAGTTGCCGGAACATCTACAGATACCAATAGTGACGGTTTGGCAGATATTGTTGACGGAACCCCGCTGGATGGGATTCCAAATTACATTCTTACTTACGAAATAGCAATAGACGGAACCAACAAAAAATGTCTGGATTCCGATAGTGACGGAGTTTTAGATTCTGTAGATCTTGATGATGATAATGATGGTATTTTAGATACCAGTGAAGGATTTGCGTGCAGCTCATTAAACAGAAATCTCAGAATTGGCTATTTGAATACAACATTAGGAAATAACGGACTAATGATCAATATGCTGAGTAATCCTGCCAACTTCAGCTATTCAGGAACTTTTAAAAAATTCCCGGGAATTACTTTTGTTCCATATGCTTCAGAAGCAGCAATTACAGAAGCTCAGTTACTGGCAGACAATATAGATTTATTCTATGCAGGTTCTTCGGCAAATAATGCCCAGACAGCATCAGATAAACTTTCCACAGCATTAAATACAAGAATATTAACCTGGATCAGCAACAATAATAAAGGCGCGATCATATTACAAAATAACGCTTCGGATTATGGGTATCAGGTTACTAATAACAATACCAATAATAATGCTCCTTATGGAATGGTTGGTCAAAGAGTTTTCACCAACGGATATTGGCCGGAAACTACTTTCTCTCAGTCAGGGTCTGTTCAGATGACGATTGCTTCCTTAACCAACACATATGAAACAGCAATGGTTGATGCTCAGGGAAAAGCAACTTTCATCAAGGATAAAAACAGAAAAATCGTATTTATTCCGGATGCTACTATTTTTGAAGCCAATGTAGGTGCTTCAAACGTTAATAATGCTACATTACGTGTTGCAGCTGACGTTTGGGCTTATGCTTTTGATGTTTTCCTTCAGGGAGTATGTTCTTCTACAGATACCGATGGTGATGGTACACCAAATTATTTAGATCTGGATGCTGATGGTGATGGTTGTTTTGATGCTATTGAAGGCGATGAAAATGTTTTAGCATCACAACTCAATTCAAATGGGAGCATTAACATTAGTCTTGCTGCTCCTAATAATGGGGTAGGTTCAACAGCAGGAACCAATTTAGGAGTTCCGAATCTTGTGAATACAGGTGGTTCCGCAGATACAGGAAGTGTAACAGCAGGAAGTGTCGGTCAGCCAATCGGTTCTTCTCAGAATGCATTGGTAAACACTTGTATCTGTTATGAAGATCCAACTTTAGCAGCCGGGCAAACTTATCCTGTAAAACACGGTATTACCTTGTTGGGAAGAGCCGGAGGCAGCAACACAAGCTGGCCGATGCTCAGAAACTCAGCTTATACTGCTCTGGAAAGTAAAACCAAAGGATTCGTAATTACCAGAAACAGTAATCCCGAAGGAACCATTGCCATTCCTGTTGTAGGAATGATGGTTTTCGATACTGATGAAAATTCAGGCTCAGGATGTCTGAAAATTTATCTGGGAAGCGGGGCCGGGGAAGGCTGGAAGTGCTTCAGTGCTCAGGGATGTCCGTAA
- a CDS encoding cupin domain-containing protein, translating to MKYSLKYILIILMILFVACNKEKETNDSLIFPKGKKITNENFTGTAYLQVLMDADSLNSISVGNVTFEPGARSKWHTHPAGQILLVIDGVGYYQEKGLPKKTLRKGDAIKCPPNIPHWHGASTDMAFVQVAITGREKGETVWMKPVTDEEYTYVN from the coding sequence ATGAAATATAGTTTAAAATATATTCTTATTATCCTAATGATTCTTTTTGTAGCCTGTAATAAAGAGAAAGAAACGAACGATTCGCTCATATTTCCGAAAGGGAAGAAAATAACGAACGAAAATTTTACCGGAACGGCCTACCTGCAAGTGCTTATGGATGCCGATAGCCTTAATTCTATATCCGTTGGAAACGTAACCTTTGAGCCGGGAGCAAGAAGTAAGTGGCATACACACCCGGCAGGACAAATATTGCTTGTTATAGATGGAGTGGGTTATTATCAGGAAAAAGGACTACCTAAAAAAACACTCCGCAAAGGGGATGCAATAAAATGCCCTCCCAATATTCCTCACTGGCACGGAGCAAGTACTGATATGGCTTTTGTTCAGGTAGCCATTACAGGGAGGGAGAAAGGAGAAACTGTCTGGATGAAACCCGTAACAGATGAAGAATATACTTATGTAAATTAA
- a CDS encoding alpha/beta hydrolase produces MKKLTSIIALSMSVAATETADAQSIQKKYEQNPFTLVYDDAITRNEKGKVNIHPVTYKLNGITIVANVYTPANYDASKKYPAIVVAHPNGGIKEQTAGLYAQRLAESGYITITADAAYQGASGGEPRHTDKPANRTEDIHGMADFISQYKGVDTARLGVLGICGGGGYTLKAAQSDKRFKAVATLSMFNSGEVRRNGFQNSQLNTIQERLKQASEARAQEAAGGKIMYAGEANPNLTKEEIAKIPTDLYREGYEYYFRTHAHPNSTFLYTMSSLLDLMTWDATADMDLINQPLLMMAGSKADTKYMTDEAFSKAKNVKNKELFLIEGATHIQTYWKPEYVSQAVHKLVDFYQSNL; encoded by the coding sequence ATGAAAAAGCTAACCTCAATAATTGCATTATCAATGTCTGTAGCGGCAACAGAAACTGCAGACGCACAATCTATTCAAAAAAAATATGAACAGAACCCTTTTACACTGGTATATGATGACGCAATAACCAGGAATGAAAAGGGGAAAGTAAATATCCATCCCGTAACCTATAAACTGAATGGAATTACAATTGTTGCCAATGTTTATACACCGGCAAATTATGATGCTTCAAAGAAATATCCGGCCATAGTGGTAGCCCATCCTAACGGAGGTATAAAAGAGCAAACAGCAGGTTTGTATGCCCAGCGTCTGGCAGAATCGGGATATATAACCATTACTGCCGATGCAGCCTATCAAGGGGCAAGTGGCGGTGAACCACGCCATACGGATAAACCGGCAAACCGGACTGAAGATATCCATGGTATGGCGGATTTTATTTCCCAATACAAGGGGGTTGATACAGCGCGATTAGGTGTTTTAGGCATCTGCGGCGGCGGCGGTTATACTTTAAAAGCAGCACAATCGGATAAGCGGTTTAAAGCGGTGGCGACATTGAGTATGTTCAACTCGGGAGAAGTAAGACGGAATGGTTTTCAAAATTCGCAGCTGAATACTATTCAGGAACGTTTAAAGCAAGCTTCGGAGGCCCGTGCCCAGGAAGCTGCAGGAGGCAAAATAATGTATGCAGGTGAAGCAAATCCCAATTTAACAAAAGAGGAAATTGCTAAAATACCGACCGATTTATATCGTGAAGGTTATGAGTATTATTTTAGAACTCATGCCCATCCTAATTCAACCTTTCTGTATACCATGAGCAGCCTGCTTGATTTAATGACCTGGGATGCCACTGCAGACATGGACCTGATTAATCAGCCTCTTTTAATGATGGCCGGAAGTAAGGCAGATACAAAATATATGACGGATGAAGCCTTTAGCAAAGCAAAAAATGTAAAAAACAAGGAACTTTTTCTGATAGAAGGAGCCACTCACATACAAACCTACTGGAAGCCGGAATATGTATCGCAGGCTGTACATAAGCTTGTGGATTTTTATCAAAGCAACCTTTAA
- a CDS encoding tetratricopeptide repeat protein — protein sequence MKKFPQLLFFILFSVSIQAQQNFADSLQHILNTHPATEQAITVQQQLADWYRAAERYPEAIQMAELSLRNSKKISADNLGTVKAYWILSNIYTNTEKFDQAKEYIDKASISAKKQDNPLALAYANYAAAMLRSTLFDNEATLKYLNLALTNIPDPEKEPLLTARIYYFLYGIYTEWNDEHKSMEYIHKALTYAQKSSNKNMLANVYSAISVVYTFRYEKTKQKKYLDSIMQPLDKAIELFHRYPGQVMNNTYSHCLNNKASYYLKYYNADDPVIKQKMRDNIKEALRATPSGNDVVISNSYGMLSELSMRENNLPAAEKYLTIAYDQIAQRKKPYYHTLINVLTSLVKLSTKKGDYEKALTYQQKITEYNSLLFDEQSAAVTKRLEAQFELSKKEREIESLQEKASGQKKQKYLLIALITIGGLGAVFMFRSYHFNLRYSLAREKQLTAEKNEAAIQIKYEKEEQARLKAEQELLALQQQKLQNEVMANQLHLQHKNDVLQQLKEKLSNQEPVNIQQIIREETLNDNDFEKAKFHIQEMHPDFFGNLNKHAKQKLTTLDLKYCAYLYLGMDTKTIAGLLNVEPKSVRMTKYRLKQKFDLDAEKDLVNYIKEIG from the coding sequence ATGAAAAAATTCCCTCAACTCCTCTTTTTCATTCTTTTTTCAGTTAGTATTCAGGCACAGCAGAATTTTGCCGACAGTTTGCAGCATATTTTGAATACCCATCCTGCAACTGAACAGGCAATCACTGTCCAGCAGCAATTGGCAGACTGGTACCGCGCCGCCGAACGTTATCCTGAAGCTATACAAATGGCCGAACTCAGCCTCAGGAACAGTAAAAAGATTTCAGCAGACAATCTGGGGACTGTAAAAGCGTATTGGATACTGTCAAACATTTATACGAATACTGAAAAATTTGATCAAGCCAAAGAATATATTGATAAGGCCAGTATTTCGGCGAAGAAACAGGACAATCCTTTAGCGCTTGCTTATGCAAACTACGCTGCAGCTATGCTAAGAAGTACTCTTTTTGACAATGAAGCTACCTTAAAGTATCTTAATCTTGCCCTTACAAACATTCCTGATCCGGAAAAAGAACCCCTGCTTACAGCCCGCATCTATTATTTTCTATATGGCATTTATACTGAATGGAATGATGAGCACAAATCAATGGAATATATCCATAAAGCATTAACATATGCACAAAAATCTTCCAATAAAAATATGCTTGCCAATGTCTATTCGGCTATATCTGTTGTGTATACTTTCCGTTATGAAAAAACAAAACAGAAAAAATACCTGGACAGCATCATGCAGCCATTGGACAAAGCTATTGAGCTGTTTCACCGGTATCCGGGACAGGTTATGAATAATACCTATTCCCATTGCCTGAATAACAAAGCGAGTTATTACCTTAAATATTATAATGCCGATGATCCTGTTATTAAGCAGAAAATGCGCGACAATATAAAAGAAGCACTGCGGGCCACCCCTTCGGGAAATGATGTAGTGATTTCCAACAGCTATGGCATGCTGAGTGAACTAAGCATGAGAGAAAACAATCTCCCGGCCGCTGAAAAATATCTTACCATAGCTTATGACCAGATAGCACAAAGAAAAAAACCTTATTATCATACACTTATCAATGTACTTACATCTTTAGTGAAGCTCAGTACAAAGAAGGGAGATTATGAAAAAGCACTCACTTACCAGCAGAAAATAACGGAATATAACAGCCTGCTTTTTGACGAACAATCGGCAGCGGTCACCAAAAGACTGGAAGCCCAGTTTGAACTGAGTAAAAAAGAACGGGAAATAGAATCTTTACAGGAAAAAGCTTCCGGCCAGAAAAAACAGAAATATCTTTTAATAGCCTTGATAACTATTGGCGGGCTTGGTGCCGTTTTTATGTTCCGTTCCTACCATTTCAATCTCAGGTATTCTCTGGCCAGAGAGAAGCAGCTTACTGCCGAGAAAAATGAAGCCGCTATACAGATAAAATATGAAAAGGAAGAGCAGGCACGCTTAAAAGCAGAACAGGAATTGCTGGCCCTTCAGCAACAAAAACTGCAGAATGAAGTAATGGCCAATCAGCTTCATCTGCAACACAAAAATGATGTATTGCAGCAGCTTAAAGAGAAATTATCCAATCAGGAACCTGTCAACATACAGCAGATCATCCGGGAAGAAACCCTGAATGACAATGATTTTGAGAAAGCAAAATTCCATATCCAGGAAATGCATCCCGATTTTTTCGGCAATCTGAACAAACATGCAAAACAAAAGCTAACCACTTTGGATCTTAAGTATTGCGCCTATCTCTATCTTGGAATGGATACCAAAACAATTGCAGGCTTACTGAATGTTGAACCCAAAAGTGTACGAATGACAAAATACCGCCTCAAGCAAAAATTTGATCTGGATGCCGAAAAGGATCTTGTGAATTATATTAAAGAAATAGGATAA
- a CDS encoding transposase, with protein sequence MDFKNIHIGSLIRQEINEKDIATSRVCNFMNCTENEIEEMLGLKSLDSETLLKWCKLLEYDFFRMYSHHLILYSPDSSSCGVKKNAATKSSLPNFRKNIYTKEIIDFILEMIESGEKTKRQVIEQYRIPKTTLHKWINKYNNLKS encoded by the coding sequence TTGGACTTTAAAAACATTCATATCGGCTCACTTATCAGGCAGGAAATTAATGAAAAGGATATAGCAACTTCAAGGGTTTGTAACTTCATGAATTGTACGGAAAATGAAATTGAAGAAATGTTGGGCTTGAAGAGCCTTGACTCGGAAACCCTTTTAAAATGGTGCAAACTTTTAGAATATGATTTTTTTAGAATGTACAGCCACCATCTGATATTATATTCACCTGATTCAAGTTCATGCGGAGTGAAAAAAAATGCCGCCACTAAATCTTCTCTCCCGAATTTCCGTAAAAATATATATACAAAAGAAATCATCGATTTCATTCTTGAAATGATAGAATCCGGGGAAAAAACAAAGAGGCAGGTGATAGAACAGTACAGAATCCCTAAAACCACCTTACACAAATGGATAAACAAGTACAACAACTTAAAAAGCTGA
- a CDS encoding bacteriocin-like protein → MKNSKKISRDQLKSINGGALSCSEACCPPPGIKRCPWIICVAPCDILS, encoded by the coding sequence ATGAAAAATTCTAAAAAAATTTCAAGAGATCAGTTGAAGAGTATTAATGGCGGAGCACTGAGCTGTTCTGAAGCATGCTGCCCTCCTCCGGGAATAAAAAGATGCCCCTGGATAATCTGCGTGGCACCGTGTGATATATTAAGTTAG
- a CDS encoding bacteriocin-like protein, which translates to MKNLKKINRQEMKAIKGGINCTGGQLCLINGKWQCRAYDGCGGGNQP; encoded by the coding sequence ATGAAAAATTTAAAGAAAATCAACAGACAGGAAATGAAAGCCATTAAAGGCGGTATTAACTGTACAGGCGGGCAGCTTTGCCTGATCAATGGGAAATGGCAATGCAGAGCATACGACGGGTGTGGCGGTGGAAACCAACCCTAA
- a CDS encoding tetratricopeptide repeat protein: MYSRKLLVIVTVLFLGFCFGQNTKKELDSLFVNNVSRLFNDGKLKESLALCEKLIEGYEKIDEKKEVVKVYVFAANINTNLFEIKESLKYLDIALIKNSDLNNPAIEARIYAELGRNYKILGFRDKAIENYNQGLSIAKTLPVQNVKSILKYIYSARGVIYEEENNIKAFEGDLYRAHKLAPDVYTSARLAKFFISYKKNLDSAKYYLDFGKKLYRKNITPLFQYSVLQRNYGRYFFELQDYTKAIALYEESLSISRKLNKPQDIKDTHKLLFDAYKAMQNEKKAVENIEIYTRINDSLVNETRRVQGIPVERFIKEKEVHTEKSKNRFYVIIGAIIALFLAVYIFTRKKYNSRRKESDNLINIKEEENQQLQQKVNESFDDIIQLAKNNSPEFFTRFQEVYPEVISELLKINSKLRVSELTLCAFIYLGFNTKDIAAFTFRTISTVRNRKHNLRTKLNIPIEESTELWFKNISNKLY, translated from the coding sequence ATGTATTCAAGGAAATTATTAGTCATAGTTACAGTATTATTCTTAGGGTTTTGTTTTGGGCAGAACACGAAAAAAGAGCTTGATTCCCTATTTGTAAATAATGTCTCCCGTCTTTTCAATGACGGCAAACTGAAAGAATCACTTGCTTTGTGCGAAAAACTGATTGAAGGGTATGAAAAGATAGATGAAAAAAAAGAAGTGGTAAAAGTATATGTTTTTGCAGCTAATATTAATACCAATCTTTTTGAAATAAAGGAAAGCTTAAAATATCTGGATATAGCTCTCATAAAAAACAGCGATTTGAATAACCCGGCCATTGAAGCAAGAATATATGCAGAATTGGGACGCAATTATAAAATACTAGGCTTCCGGGATAAAGCCATTGAAAATTATAATCAGGGCTTAAGTATCGCGAAAACACTTCCTGTTCAGAATGTAAAAAGCATTCTCAAATATATTTACAGTGCCAGAGGAGTTATTTATGAAGAGGAAAATAACATCAAAGCTTTTGAAGGAGATCTGTACAGAGCCCATAAATTGGCACCTGATGTTTACACTTCCGCAAGACTTGCGAAGTTTTTTATTTCTTACAAAAAGAATTTGGATTCTGCGAAATATTATTTGGATTTCGGTAAGAAACTGTATCGTAAAAATATTACTCCATTATTTCAATACTCTGTTCTTCAGAGAAATTATGGGCGTTATTTCTTTGAATTACAAGACTATACTAAAGCAATTGCTTTATATGAAGAGTCCCTTTCCATATCCAGAAAGCTCAATAAACCCCAGGATATTAAAGATACCCATAAATTGTTGTTTGATGCCTATAAAGCAATGCAGAATGAAAAAAAAGCAGTTGAAAATATTGAGATTTATACAAGAATAAATGATAGCCTGGTAAATGAAACCCGAAGAGTCCAGGGAATTCCGGTAGAAAGGTTTATCAAAGAAAAAGAAGTTCATACCGAAAAATCCAAAAACAGATTCTACGTAATAATAGGTGCAATCATAGCATTGTTTTTAGCGGTATATATTTTCACCAGGAAAAAATACAATTCCAGAAGAAAAGAAAGTGACAACCTGATCAATATAAAAGAAGAAGAAAACCAGCAGCTTCAACAGAAGGTAAACGAATCATTTGATGATATTATTCAGCTTGCAAAAAATAACAGCCCCGAATTTTTCACCCGCTTTCAGGAAGTATATCCCGAGGTAATCAGTGAACTGCTAAAAATCAATTCTAAGCTGAGAGTATCGGAGCTTACGCTTTGCGCTTTTATTTATCTTGGGTTTAACACAAAAGATATTGCAGCATTTACGTTCAGGACAATAAGCACGGTGCGCAACCGTAAACATAACCTCAGAACCAAACTCAATATTCCCATCGAAGAAAGTACAGAACTATGGTTTAAAAATATCAGCAATAAACTATACTAA
- a CDS encoding helix-turn-helix domain-containing protein encodes MITLIMETYQKPDYGKIFQDILKKKFPNKLNDFKFLLKKKDFSALDVIQLNNKIFGVINKENDSFNQKSRSYSQSDILYILNYQKEYSFSNTQVANHFKLSRNTVSKWKKIFNI; translated from the coding sequence ATGATAACATTAATTATGGAAACTTATCAGAAACCAGACTATGGAAAGATATTTCAGGATATTCTGAAAAAAAAATTCCCAAATAAACTAAATGACTTTAAATTTTTGCTTAAAAAGAAAGACTTTTCTGCTTTGGATGTTATACAGCTTAACAACAAAATTTTTGGAGTTATAAATAAAGAAAATGATTCTTTTAATCAAAAAAGCCGCTCTTACAGCCAGTCAGATATTCTTTATATCCTGAATTATCAGAAGGAATACAGTTTTAGTAATACCCAGGTGGCCAATCATTTCAAACTAAGCCGTAATACCGTTTCAAAATGGAAAAAAATATTTAATATATAA